The sequence TAAATACCAGACAAAATCGCCTAAGATATATCGCGCTGTGAGCAATAAATCGATGTAGTATAAATGAGTTTCAGTTTTtcaactgagttactgaaaagaaataaactttCAGATGACATTCTAATTTACTGGTCATCTACAATTCAACACTCTAgtccagtaggtggcggtacTGCACCTTTACGACAGTTACCAACTGCTAAAAAACACCAGAAGAATGTTCTCCCTCGTAAACAGAGCTAACCGTGGAGGTACAGATAATATCCTGCCCAATCAAAGTGATGCTTCTAATTGATTAAATAAACCACGGACCCCCTTCTTCTTCTGGCATTAACCGTATAAGAGGACAGTATGGAGGAGTCATGGGATTTTGAGTTTCTGTCCCGCATCGCTGACAGTTGCTTGTCGTTTATCTCCGAGTTTGTTGACGATTGGCTCGCCAACGACATGAGGGTCTCTATATTTAAAATCCTGCTCAGCTGGCTGATTTTTAGTCTAATCGCCATTCACTTTGCTTGGAAAGTCTACGGGAACACGGTGAACGACATGTATTACCGACAAGGTGGGTGTATTTCGTCCCGGACAGGGACACTTTGCTGCGTGAATCCCTGCTAGCCACGTTAGCAAACTCTGTGTTTTCTTGTGTGCGTTTGCATTCAGGGACTGGACAAAACGGAGCAACACCCGAGGCAGCTACTCACCTGGGCAGATGGTGGGTGTCCGATGTTGGAAGTACTTGTCTGCCTTTGCCAAATAGCTTCAGTTTAATTAGATACATTTAGTCAAGAGGTTAAGTTTGTTTCCATGGTGATAGCCCGCTTTAATGTggggttgttgttttgtatcttCTGTTATCTTGTAGGGAGAGTAAAGCTGGAGACCCTCCGAAGAGCCATCGGGATTAAAGGAACACTCATCTTTAAAACTGggctggatgtttttacatcagaGACACTAAATGAACATAAACAGTTTGGATCATTTGTAAATGTGAACATCCATCAGTTTTCCAGCACTGGCCACAGAACAGGACACTCTCTGCGGGAAGGACTGAAATAAATTGTGTTGTCAAAATGGACTATCGTGGCAGCAGCAGTGAAGGTATAAAATAACTGTTATATCACTTAAAACGCTACACATAACAGGAAACTATATTTGTATGGTGCAACAAATGTATTCTAGAAGTTTGGGCTCACAGTCAAATATACTTTTTTATGAATCATCCTGGCATTAGTGGAGCTGGATGAGTAGTGACAGCATATGCTGTGTGTAAATAGTTATAGCAGTATTACTATTGAGCAACAGATGTGGCCAGTTTTATTTATGCAATTTGATACATAAATGATCGTGTGTAAACCACTGCTTAAATGATTTTTAGTTGCACCTTACACCATTTCATGTTTTTGAAggattacaacaacaaacctcCGTGTACTTTATTCAGATCTCATATGATATACCAATACAAACTAATTATaaactggaagga comes from Girardinichthys multiradiatus isolate DD_20200921_A chromosome 20, DD_fGirMul_XY1, whole genome shotgun sequence and encodes:
- the tcta gene encoding T-cell leukemia translocation-altered gene protein homolog, translated to MEESWDFEFLSRIADSCLSFISEFVDDWLANDMRVSIFKILLSWLIFSLIAIHFAWKVYGNTVNDMYYRQGTGQNGATPEAATHLGRWESKAGDPPKSHRD